The genomic DNA tttcttttagacTCTTTAAACAACTTGTTATTTGTATTCCTTGGAAAAGATCATCAAGTAAGGTGGTGCCCTCTAGCTGTAATTTTAGGAAAACTTTTCCCTTTTAGCTTTAAATAATACAGAGAGCCAAAAATGACAAAACTGTGATTAACGGATATGTTTGTGGCCATCATTAAAGCCAAAGACTATGTACTCAGACAGTTGCATTTGTTTGTCAGACTCACTGATTACCTGCCACACAGGCGTACTATAAGAATAATCAGGGAAGGTTTGTATGATACTTTGGAAGTGTCCACTGCAGGCGTTCTCAGATGGAGGGTTGCGAACCTCAGGGGATCAGAATGCAGtcacatggggggtcatgagctgtcagctccATGGGGCTGACAGCCACGAGGCCCCATTACATTAGATTACCCCTaccacatttttaatttataaggggtagtcacactcagaggcttgctatttgaaaggggtcaacaatacaaaaagtttgaaaaccactggtctagtgccATGTGTCAAGTATTAACTATCTGTCCCTCTCTCTTCTGACCTGTGCCTCTGCTTCCCAGAAAATAAGCATGAACATACATGAGCAACTTCACTAACATCTCAGACTACTGAAAATCCAGTCAATTCATTTGGCAGGTGGCTGATGTTTGGGTTCTTTCAAAAAACTTCTCTTTTATTATCCGGCACTTTGTGGTGTTATGTAGACAAGTCAAATTAGCAGGGGTTTTTAGTGCTACTCCTTGGCATACACGCACAAATACACGTTCTGTATTATGTTGTTTTGAGGGTCTCCCCAATAACTAGTTGTTCACTTCTACAAATAAAGTGCAAAGCCTTTACAAAGTTCTACAGAGTACCAGGCTGCATCTGCAACCATACCAACCTCCTCTCGCTGATGTTTCTCCTCTTTGGAGATGTTATCTGCAGGTGCTATATCTCCAACAATGCATTCAGCCATATCATGAACCAGAGCTAGTCGTACACATCTGATAAGAAAACACTGTATGATTAGCCAATAAACTTCATAGTTACACTTTGTTTATTAATAAGTAGAATTGATaaactctccctcccctcttATATTAGATCAGTATTAGTGAAATAATTTTCCATCCCATAGTATATTTGAATCCCAATTTCTAGTTACTGTTATGTATGAAAAGATAGTTGGATAGATATCCAAAACCAGAAAGCTctagggggggaggaggagggagcaaaaGATACTAAGTGACAACAGTGTAGTTACCTAGCATATCATTTACCAACTCCTACCACATAAAAGCTAAGGACATTATCCATTATACACTACTCGCATAACAACGTTTGCATTTACTAAGTATAAAGCTATATGGAGCCCTGCCAAATTCGAAATGCCACCTAACAAAATACACATATGTAACTAAAGTTAGCAACTCATGGTGACACAGCCCAGCCTTCTTTAACAGAATGCAGTAAAAAGCAATCAGCAAATTAAGTGCAAGTTGCAGGAGTAGAACACAGATCTAGGGAACGCACTAGGGCTCACAGGCTTCCAGCCAAGTCAGtgaacctctctgtgccttagcaACCTCCTCCAAAAAAAATGTGTCTGTCAATGATGCTTTGTGCTCTGACTATATCCTGTagattcaaagcactttacaatggtGGGTAAGTATTCCTAGTCTGATTTTTCAGTTGGCTTCAAGTTCATTCATTCCTCTGGCACAATGAAATAAGGGTGAAGTTTGCtcatgcaggagacagagcttctCAAGGTCCAgcccaagactgtggaatgaaatCCTCCAGATTCTTAAAAGCCATCACAAACCTCAAAATCTACATGCAAGGCACATTTTacttcagaagaaaaatgctgccccccccctttttttttaatttatgtttaacacagtactgtactgtatttggggtggggtgttttCTTCCTGGTCTGATTGCATATTTCTGGTTCCcagtgaggtgtgtggttgattggtcagttcgtaactctgaggttctatggtagtatattcctactgctatactcttataattcaagcatggaatttctatccatagagtgtctatggtacagtttgattcaccctttttttttataaactatatttaactctatgctttctttcacaaataGTGTCAATCTCCCACCAGCACGACCTACTCTgccattcctatatattttgtaccctggtattaccacaTCCCATTCCagcaagtttctgtgatgcctattatatccatatcctcatttaataccaggcattcAGGTTcaccatcttagtatttagacttctagaatttgtatacaagcacttgtAAAATTTGTCAATATGTAGTTATCTGCCtccatgtgatgtaattgaatgggacttttccctttgtttctcttcagttcctatcAGTATTTTGTCAACTTTTATCCTCTCCTCTCTTCACTAGGATGTAGAGTGTCCCCATTAACAGAGCATCTCCCAAGGGATGCCTCTGTCCAAACTCTGTGCTCCTCTGCATCTGTTGGCTCTCCTCCAGTCGGTAGGAGGAAATCAAGAATCTGTTCCACCTCTGCCACAAACTAACTATGGAAATTCTGCCATGTCATTCagctctctgggcctgattctacagTGCCTTGCACCTCAAATGTATTGACACCTGTGCAAAGCAAGTCtaaaatgctaccattttgaTGCTATTGTTTTATAACCTTTTCACACTCACTTCTCACTGATGTCAAAAACTACAACACGTATAAGGCAGTAGACAATGAGGCTCTGTGTTTGAGTTATCCATTGAAAAAGGAGCCATGAATGTTCTCTGCTAGGCCAATGGACCATTCTGGTGGGCGGTGCAGGAGTCACTGTCAGTGACATGATTTAAAGTGGTTTATACTTCCTCAAGCTTCATTAGAAAAGACGAGTTCAAGTTACAGAAGTCTATTATCATCACTTTAGAAAGGTGACAAAGCAAATATGATACTGTATCACTCGACAGTTGATACAATGCTAATTATGTTTTCCTTTATACTCTAAATTaattacattgtttttatttctctcaaGCGCTAATAGAATCTCTGTCAAAAGCTACATAAAATATGGATTTTGCTTCACCATGCACTTCAAACTCCTCTGAACAGGATTCTTCAGCCTTCTTATGTACATCTCTTGAGAGAAATCAAGCTGGAAGCTATTCTGTGTTAGCAGCCTGTCCAAGCCTCCACTTTAACTAATACAACAATTCCTCAGTCCTCAACTCCAGAAGGCACATAGCAACTTGTgaaagaatggaaaaaatatcagttttgatTCCCCCCCTATATTCTAAAACTCCTTGCCAGAGTGTGATGAATAATTAGTTCTCAGTTCCCAAATCTTGAGACAGACCTGATCATCGCCATTAGTATTCTTACCTGTCTTTATTAAGTTGTTTATCTTCAGTTACCAAAGCCATGACTGCCATCCTGTACATATGATCTGATACACTCTCTGGTTTCTCTACATTCCTGTACACCCAGCCTGTTCGTGGTACTCTCTGCTTGGAGACAGTTTTAACAATATAAAACATATGAGTAAACGTTCTGAAGAGTTTAGCGTAAGAGATACCAATGGAAATTTGTTCCACTGAGGGTAACCATTTCCTTCTCATGCATAAATGAAGCCTCAATGttagtgaaaaataaatgttacaaAGCCATAGTTAGTTTGAAAGTACAGGCGATGGATCCTATGACAAGCTCTATTGCAATATactacacacacagcacacaccaCCAGAAAATCTGTCCTTTTCAGCTTTCAGAGACCATTTCAGCTTGATTACCCACACATACtcagtataaataaataatattcagcATTTAAATAGCACTATACTTCTTCAAAGCACTGGTCACACATTAACTACTGTAATTAATCTTCACTCCATCTCGGCAATGTAGGTGTAAtttgtattatccccattttacagagatggAAATTGATATTAGGTACAGTTAAATTATTTGCTCAGATGAACTAGAATTAGATTCAAGAGCTTCTGAGGTAAGCCCCATGCTCAGTCAATGACACTTTTTGGATCAGCCTTTCATCCCTCAGCTGTCTGCCAACCTGCGCGTGTTTCTGCTTCAAATGGTTTTTGCCAGGACCACTCCATTCTGTACTGGGAACAAAAATATTTGGGTTTGGCTAAAAACGTTAAAGCTGGGATTAAAGAAATGTTCAGTTGATCTCATATTTTAATACAATCATGGTAGTTAAAGCCAAGTCCAGAGAAACGTCTGTGGCTGTGCGTGTCTGTAGCTATCTACAGGGACTTGGATCCAGGCTATAGTATGATAACCCCCTGAGGTGTCACAAGACCAGTGGTGCAGGCAACACAAAGGAGTCAAGGAAACAGAGGAGCAGCATATGCTTCAGGCAGGCTCAAGCACATAAACTCTCGCAGGAAAAGAAGACATGAGCTGCTGTACTCAGCCTTCACCGGAAGCTAACAAACTAACATACAAAATGAGATACAGCAGCAGTGGGGTTCTCGAGCAGAATTTTCTCTAACAGATCACAGagcgatttaatttttttatccagAGACTTGCACTGACATTTAGCTCAAGAGCTCTAGGAAAGACCCACCTACTGACATTTTAAACGGGGGTCGATGGAGGAAGGGATGTGGACTCAAGTGTGATCCTGCAGCAAATTCCTAGCAAGGGTCTATTAACTGACAAGGAAACCAGACACCGGGGTTTGCTTAACTGAGCCCAACCCCCGGGAACCTAGAGCTCCCGCTTTCTAGCCTCAGCTCCGCCTCCGCCTCGCTGTTGTAGCCTTGGGCCAAGTCAGTCCCCTCCCCGCCGGGCCCTGCAGCGGAGGCGACGGTAGCCGGCGCCGCCTCGCGGGCAGGTCTGGAGCCCGGCCCGGGCCCTGCTACAGTGGGGTTAAGCCGCGTACTGAGCACACGGACCCGGCGGGCACTTGGCGAGGCCCAGCTCTAGTCCGGCGGGCAGCGAGTCGCGCAGGGTTTGGTTTTCATCCTCAGCGCTGAGCTCCTCCCCCCCGCCGGCCAGGCCTGTCCCCGGCTCTTCCcgccggccccagccccagccccagcaccttgAGCTGCCCCACCAGCCTCAGGAACTGCAGCAGGCTCCCGGCGGCGCCGCCCAGCAGAGCCGCGGCCATGGGGCTGCCGGCGGAgcggctgtggctggggcagaaGCAGCGGGGCTCCGGGATCCCGCCTCGCGCGCTGAACCGGGGGGAGGGGACGAGCCCCTCCTCTTCCGCTTTGTCCCGGGCGAGCTCGGGCACCCGCCGGCGTCTCCTCCCCTCGCTGGGCCCAGGCGCCCCCTGCAGCGGGATGTTGCTGCCTTGAAGACGCGGCGGCGAGCCCCGCAATGGCCGAGACACTCGAAACCCTAGTGCGGGGCTGGGCCGGTGGCGACTCGCCCGCCTGAGAGTCTCCGGGCAGCCTCTTGCGCCCGCGGACATGGAGAACTGCCGGGCTCCTCCCCGGGCCCTCAGAAGTGGCCGAGCACGTTTTGCACCGATCTGCTGGGGAAGTGAACACCAGGGGGGAACACTTCCGCCCTAACCAAAGCCGAACTTTGCAGAAAGTTACAAGTGTGTAATTACAGAGGGTTATAATGTAGCTCGGAGCAAGTGGCGAATGGACTAACCCAGGGGTAGCCAGCCTGAGAAGGGGTCAGAATTTACCAccatacattgccaaagagccacagtaacatgtCAGCAGCCCTGCAGATCAGAGCC from Chelonoidis abingdonii isolate Lonesome George chromosome 3, CheloAbing_2.0, whole genome shotgun sequence includes the following:
- the HDDC2 gene encoding 5'-deoxynucleotidase HDDC2 isoform X1: MRRKWLPSVEQISIGISYAKLFRTFTHMFYIVKTVSKQRVPRTGWVYRNVEKPESVSDHMYRMAVMALVTEDKQLNKDRCVRLALVHDMAECIVGDIAPADNISKEEKHQREEAAMKHLTQLLSEDLRKEIYELWEEYEHQSTAEARFVKELDQCEMILQASEYEELEKMPGRLQDFYDSTSGKFNHPEVVQLVSSINIERNKKIAATASEPCA